The bacterium genome window below encodes:
- a CDS encoding NUDIX hydrolase: MGSFSEMHHQKRPYLTVDIIIEYQNGIILIERKNPPYGWSIPGGFVDYGETVEEAAMREAKEETSLELDNLNQFHVYSDPSRDPRGHTVSVVFTAKGKGILKASSDAKGVGVFTKDNLPDNIAFDHFKILHDYFKTKVSIK; this comes from the coding sequence ATGGGGAGCTTTAGTGAGATGCATCATCAAAAACGACCTTATCTCACAGTGGATATCATTATAGAGTATCAAAATGGTATAATTTTAATTGAAAGAAAGAATCCACCCTATGGCTGGTCAATTCCTGGTGGCTTTGTAGATTATGGCGAGACTGTAGAGGAAGCAGCTATGAGGGAGGCAAAGGAAGAGACTTCGTTAGAATTAGATAATCTTAACCAATTTCATGTCTATTCCGACCCCTCTCGTGACCCACGCGGGCACACAGTCTCAGTTGTCTTTACTGCAAAAGGTAAAGGAATCCTGAAGGCAAGCTCTGATGCCAAAGGGGTTGGAGTATTTACAAAAGACAACCTGCCAGATAATATAGCTTTTGACCACTTTAAAATTCTACATGACTATTTTAAAACAAAAGTATCCATTAAGTAA
- a CDS encoding pyridoxal phosphate-dependent aminotransferase — protein sequence MVSKRSTIVPASPIRRLVPYADEAKRKGIKVYYLNIGQPDIPTPEPFWDAIRYYKEKVLAYGPSDGLLSFRETVAEYYHSFGTMISRDNVFVTTGGSEAILFIYLILGDVGDEFLIPEPSYANYISLAAVAQVNLIPIPTSIEQGFHLPAADEIDKLVTPSTCGIIICTPNNPTGTVYTKDELLQVVRVANRHNIFIISDEVYREFLFNDVKCTSILNIPEVDERAIVIDSISKRFSACGARIGWVVTKNEAILKSLMPYGMSRLCPPTIEQIAAIQSFKKMHEFIPNMINEYKKRRDIVYEELQKTQGVTATLPEGAFYITCRLPVDDTEEFTRWLLTEFNVDGKTTMIAPADGFYVTPGKGKNEARIAYVLEEKELRDALFILREGLKTYCKIKK from the coding sequence ATGGTTTCAAAAAGGTCAACTATTGTACCTGCTTCTCCTATAAGGAGACTGGTTCCTTACGCAGATGAGGCTAAGCGCAAGGGGATTAAGGTGTACTATCTAAACATTGGGCAACCAGATATACCGACTCCTGAGCCTTTTTGGGATGCTATTCGGTATTATAAAGAAAAAGTGCTTGCATACGGACCCTCTGACGGGTTACTATCCTTTAGAGAAACGGTGGCAGAATATTATCATAGTTTTGGTACTATGATTTCACGCGATAATGTGTTTGTGACTACAGGTGGCTCAGAGGCTATTTTATTTATTTACTTGATATTAGGTGATGTAGGCGACGAATTCTTAATCCCTGAGCCCTCTTACGCAAACTATATATCATTGGCAGCAGTAGCACAAGTAAACCTAATTCCTATACCTACAAGTATAGAGCAAGGCTTTCATTTACCAGCAGCTGATGAGATTGATAAACTTGTGACTCCGAGCACGTGTGGCATTATAATTTGTACACCAAATAATCCTACAGGTACAGTATATACAAAGGATGAACTCTTACAAGTTGTAAGAGTGGCTAATCGGCACAATATATTTATAATATCTGATGAGGTTTATCGTGAATTTCTGTTTAATGACGTAAAATGTACGAGTATCCTTAATATTCCTGAAGTAGATGAGCGTGCCATTGTTATAGACTCTATCTCAAAAAGGTTTAGTGCCTGTGGTGCAAGGATTGGTTGGGTAGTCACTAAGAATGAGGCTATCTTAAAATCTCTTATGCCTTATGGTATGTCACGTCTTTGTCCACCAACAATTGAGCAAATAGCAGCTATTCAATCGTTTAAAAAGATGCACGAATTTATACCTAATATGATTAATGAATACAAAAAGAGGCGTGATATTGTCTATGAAGAACTACAAAAGACCCAAGGTGTGACTGCAACTCTTCCAGAAGGTGCATTTTATATCACTTGTCGTCTCCCTGTAGATGATACAGAAGAATTCACTCGCTGGCTGCTAACTGAATTCAATGTGGATGGCAAGACAACAATGATTGCACCAGCAGATGGCTTTTATGTGACGCCGGGTAAAGGTAAAAATGAAGCCAGAATAGCTTATGTTCTTGAGGAGAAAGAGTTAAGAGACGCTCTATTCATTTTAAGGGAAGGACTTAAAACATATTGCAAAATTAAAAAATAA
- a CDS encoding FlgD immunoglobulin-like domain containing protein: MLYLKRLMALLPLFCFTSLMSSKANAFLIPKEEAIKFVIDSIVEGDTLRWVYMIPDSIPQDTVIRDWWGLGEHKYSNPYPWSWFFFIDDHPPANFAHECRYVFIEYPHIDNTQSYTVIYEMMPPCVPDSLEKIYPHGIEENSNSSGSSKMIKVFSNPFTEYIYIEYQLPHKSDVSLRIYDILGGLVKKLMDGQQELGYHRICWDRTNDEGIKVAPGTYFFKLTFNHIEIVKLVVLH, from the coding sequence ATGTTATACTTAAAGAGGTTAATGGCATTGCTTCCATTATTTTGCTTTACTAGTTTAATGAGCAGTAAAGCAAATGCTTTCTTAATACCGAAAGAGGAAGCAATAAAGTTTGTAATAGACTCAATTGTTGAAGGTGATACTTTGAGATGGGTATATATGATCCCGGATTCTATCCCTCAGGATACAGTTATTAGAGATTGGTGGGGACTTGGTGAGCATAAATATTCAAATCCTTATCCATGGAGTTGGTTCTTCTTTATCGATGATCATCCTCCTGCCAATTTTGCACACGAGTGTAGATATGTTTTTATTGAATACCCTCACATTGACAACACACAGAGTTATACAGTGATATATGAAATGATGCCTCCTTGTGTTCCTGACTCATTAGAGAAGATTTACCCACATGGAATTGAAGAAAATTCAAATTCCTCAGGTTCATCTAAAATGATTAAAGTTTTCTCAAACCCATTTACTGAGTACATTTATATTGAGTACCAATTGCCACACAAATCGGATGTCTCATTAAGAATATATGATATTTTGGGTGGATTGGTGAAAAAGCTTATGGATGGTCAGCAGGAATTGGGTTACCACCGTATTTGTTGGGATAGGACTAATGATGAAGGAATAAAAGTGGCACCTGGAACTTACTTTTTTAAACTTACCTTCAATCACATAGAAATAGTTAAATTGGTAGTATTACATTAA
- the nadD gene encoding nicotinate-nucleotide adenylyltransferase encodes MKKLRLGVFGGAFDPPHTAHLIAAEMARDKFEFNKIIFIPSYMPPHKDAPVASAGDRLEMLKLATKDNPYFEVSDIEIRRKETSYTVDTVKELTRIYHGAELFLIIGMDEAKDFMTWKAPAKILTLCKFVVINRPGFKKEEVPDVLREKVQFLMLNIDISSTKLREFIKNGKSIKYLVPKEVELYIKRRELYK; translated from the coding sequence GTGAAAAAATTAAGACTTGGTGTATTTGGTGGTGCATTTGACCCACCCCATACTGCTCATCTGATAGCAGCAGAAATGGCAAGAGATAAATTTGAGTTCAATAAAATAATATTTATTCCGAGCTATATGCCACCACATAAAGATGCTCCGGTAGCATCAGCAGGAGATAGACTTGAAATGCTAAAACTTGCTACTAAAGATAACCCTTATTTTGAAGTCTCAGATATTGAGATAAGAAGAAAAGAGACATCCTATACAGTGGATACAGTGAAAGAATTAACTCGTATTTATCATGGGGCTGAACTGTTTTTGATAATAGGTATGGATGAAGCAAAAGATTTTATGACCTGGAAAGCACCAGCTAAAATTTTAACTCTTTGTAAATTCGTAGTAATAAATCGTCCGGGATTTAAAAAAGAAGAAGTCCCAGATGTGCTCAGAGAGAAAGTTCAATTCCTTATGCTTAACATTGACATTTCATCTACTAAATTAAGGGAATTTATAAAAAATGGTAAATCGATTAAATATCTCGTTCCTAAAGAAGTTGAACTCTACATAAAGAGAAGGGAACTTTATAAATGA